DNA from Hyalangium minutum:
GAGAGCGGGGGGGCGGCGTTGCCCACCTGCTCCTGGGGTGTTCTGGGGTGGAGTGCGCGGTGACGCGGCCTGTGGCGAAACCCGCGCCGAAGATCAGCAGCGCGGCGCCCGCGGCCAGGGCCACGCGCTTCAGGCGGCGTGCGTGAGGCCGGTGGGTTTGCTCGGGGGCCTCGAGGTCGCGCAGGGCGTTGGGGGCGGAGGCGAAGCGCAGCGCCGGATCCACGGAGGTGAGCCGCGCGAGGAATTCGCGGAACGGGGGGGTGACATCCACGCTCGCGGCGAGCTTCTCGGAGGAGGTCAGCTTCTGCTGCTTCCACGCCGGATCCCACGAGAGAGCATCCACCAGGGTGACGCCGAGGCCGAAGAGATCCGTGGCGGCGTCCAGCTCACCGTGGGTCTGGTCGGGGGGCGTGTAGCGGGAGGCCTCGGAGCTGGCGCCGCCGCGCACCCAGGCCGCGCCGAAGTCGACGAGGAACAGGGCGCCATCCGCGCGGCGGATGAGGTTGGCGGGCTTGAGGTCTCCATGGAACACCCGCGGGGAGCGGCTCTGCAGGTAGCGGAGGATGTCGAGCACCTGGCGGGCGAGCTCGCGGGCCTCGAGCTCGGTGGAGTGGCGGCCGGCGAGCTCGGTCTCCAGCGGGGTGCCTTCGATGAACTCCTGAACGAGGTAGAGCCGGGTGCCGGATCCGAGGCCGAGCTGGAGCAGGTCCAGGTAGCGGGGGATGCGTGGATGGGTGAGGCCCTGGAGCTGGCGCGCTTCCTGGTGGAAGGCTTGGAGGGTGGTGGCGGAGGGTTCGGTGGAGAAGGACAGCTCCTTGAGGACGACGAGCCCCTCTGCATCATCGGCGAGATAGGTGCGGGCAGCGCCGCGCTGGCCGAGGACCTGGCGCACGCGGTAGGGCCCGACTCTCACGGCCACGCCGCAGTGGGTGCAGCGCTCGCCGGTCGCGGCGCTCGAGCACCCGGGGCAGCTTCCCGCGGGTGGAAGAGGACCAATCATCGAGCTTCTTCCTGTGCCAGCCGGCATGAACGGTCTCCTACCGCGTTCGACGCGGCATTGTCCGCTGGGATGCGGCTGCGGACAAGGCTGCGAGGGTTGCGAGTCTCTCGATGAGCGGGGGCGCGGTGGCGGGGTTCGCGGATCCGGTGGACAGGGATGCGGGCGCTTCAGGCACGGGCTCACGGCTCGAGTGACGCAGGTTCGTGGATCCACGGTGCGGGTGACACGGGTCGCGGGTCCCTCGTCTCGGCGCGGGTCCCCCCGTCAGCGGACGGGTCCTCCCGCGCCGGCCGTCCCGCTCTCCCCATGGGGTCCGGTTCGTGGCCCGCGGATCCACCTACGGGGGACTGGGGACTCGGGTGTGGAGTGACAGCACGCATATGGCAGCCGCTGTCCATGCACCCCTGTTCCACGTGGAACTGCGGGAGCTCACCCCACGGCCCACGGACTCAGGGGCCCACCTTCATACATAGGAATGAAGGTTCCACGTGGAACAGCCTGCCCCGCTCTGGGACTGGCACCGGCGCCTCCATGCATCCAATCCCCATCATCAAGGTTCCACGTGGAACACCCACGGTCGGGAAGCCGGAGACCTTCAGGCCTCGCCCCCATAGGCATCCGCATGGGGCGCGGACTCAGTGCCCAGGCTCCATCTCTTCCGGTGTTCCACGTGGAACGTCCAGGCCCCGGATGCGTCCTGTTCGAGTCCGGTACCGGGACCTCTTCAGGGATCCTTGTTCCACGTGGAACGTCCCCTCCCCGGACCCGCTCAGGGCCGCCAGAGAGGACCTCCGGCGTGCCGCTCCGGCCCCCCTCCGAGGTCATCCGAGAGGTCACCGAGCAGGCCCAAATTGGCACTAGATCGGGTGACCGTTTGGTGGCTCAATGCCCCCGCACTTTCGTGCACCGGGCGACTCCCTCACGCGCCGCCCCGATGCCCGAAAGCGTCTCGGAACGCAACGCGCACCCCGGACTCCGGGGACGGAATGAGGATGGGCCACGTGGGTCGAATCATCTGCATCTCCAACCAGAAGGGTGGCGTCGGAAAGACGACCACCGCCATCAACCTCGCCGCCAGCCTGGCCTCGGCGGAGCGCCGCACGCTCCTGGTCGACATGGATCCGCAAGGCAACGCCGGCAGTGGACTCGGTCTCAAGCGCGACCAGCTCAACGGCACCATCTATGAGGCCCTCCTCAATGGCCGCCCCATGAAGGAGCTCATTCACTCCACCGAGCTCCGCTACCTCCACGTCGTCCCCGCCACCCCAGACCTCACCGGCGCCGAAGTGGAGCTCGTCAGCCACGAGCGCCGCGAGTTCCGTCTCCGCGAGGCCCTCCGTCCGCTGGCCAAGGAGTACGACTACATCCTCATCGACTGCCCCCCGTCGCTGGGCCTGCTCACGCTCAACTCGCTGGTGGCCGCCGACTCCGTCCTCATCCCCCTGCAGTGCGAGTACTACGCGCTCGAGGGTCTCTCTCAGCTCACCCACACCGTGGACCTGGTGCGCCAGGAGCTGAACCCCTCGCTCAAGATGGAGGGCATCCTCCTCACCATGTTCGATGGGCGCGCCAACATCGCCAACCAGGTGGTCGATGAAGTGCGCGGCTACTTCAAGGACAAGGTCTTCGGCGTGGTGGTGCCGCGCAACGTGCGCCTCGCCGAGTGCCCCTCGTTCGGCAAGCCCATCATCCTCTATGACATCAAGTCCAAGGGCTGCGAGAGCTACCTGGCTCTCGGCCGAGAGATCATGAACCGCGAGGGCAGGAAGCCGCCCGCCCGCAAGGTCGCTTGATTCGCTTCCCCCTTCCCAAGGACCCTCAACCTTCCCCTCCACGCTCCCCGGGGCGTGAGGACCTGGCGCCTGGACGCCACCGTGGAGAGAAGACGTGCTGAACGCTGCCGATAAACAGAAGCGGGCACTGGGCCGAGGGCTCTCGGCCCTCATCCCGCAAGCCGCACCCGTGGCCGCCGTCCCTAATAAGGTGGCGGCCGAGTCGCCGCGCAACGGCGTGCTCAAGCTGCCCATCGAGTCCATCCACCGCGACAGTGCGCAGCCGCGCCATCACTTCGATGAGGCCAAGCTCTCGGAGCTCACCGAGTCCATCAAGGCTCAGGGCGTGCTGCAGCCGGTGCTCGTCCGCAAGGATGGCGATGGCTACAAGCTCATCGCCGGTGAGCGGCGCTGGCGCGCGGCTCAGGCCGCCGGGCTGAAGGAAGTGCCCGCGCTGGTGCGCGAGGTGACCGAGGCCCAGGCCTTCGAGCTGGCGCTGGTGGAGAACCTCCAGCGCGCGGACCTCAACCCCATCGAAGAGGCCGAGGGCTACCAGCGCCTGCAGGACGAGTTCAAGCTCACCCAGGAGCAGATCAGCCAGCGCGTGGGCAAGGAGCGCTCCACGGTGGCCAACGCCCTGCGGCTCCTGGCCCTGCCCAAGGATGTGAAGGAGATGGTGGCCGAGGGCTCCTTGAGCATGGGCCATGCGCGCGCGCTGCTCGGCGTGCCTCGGCTGCCCGAGCTTCAGGCGCTGGCGGCGAAGGTCGCCGAGCAGAAGCTCTCCGTTCGCGACACTGAGAAGTTGGTGCAGCAGCGCCGTGCACCTAAGAAGGAAGCAGGTCGTCCACCCAAGCAGAGCGCGCAGGCCAAGGCGCTCATCGAAGAGCTTCAGCGCCGGTTGGGAACAAAAGTGCGTCTATCGGAGAGGTCCCCAGGAAAAGGAACTTTGGAAGTGGACTTCTTCTCGTACGATGACCTGGATCGGTTGTTGAAGCTTCTCAGGAAGGAGTAGCGCGTGGCGCTCCTTGGCGGGAAAAAAGACGAAGCACCCAGCACTACCACCAGCAAGCCACTGTTCAAGCGGGAGGAGGATTTCGTGTCGACGCGTCCAGGCGACATTCACACGCTGCTCGGCAAGGGGAGCGAGTTCACCGGAAAGCTCACCTTCGAAGGTCAGGTGCGCATCGACGGTAAGTTCAATGGGGAGATCTCCACCAAGGACACCATCGTCATCGGCGATGGTGCACGTGTGGAGGCCACCATCACCGCGGGCACCGTCATCATCCACGGCACCGTGGTGGGCAACGTCACGGCCGCCCAGATCATCGAGCTCAAGCAACCGGGCCGCGTGAAGGGCGACCTCACCACTCCGGCGCTCACCATCGAGCGCGGTGCCTCCTATGACGGCACCTGCAAGATGGAGGGTGGCCGGCCGCCTGCTCCGGGTGGCGACAAGAAGTAGTGTTCCACGCTCCCCACACCGTGCTCCGGGCGTCGCTGCTGGCGCTTGCTCTGCTGGCCGCTGGCTGCCCGGAGAAGAAGGAGACGCCCGCTCCCTCACCCGGGAGCGGAGCCTCCGGGGGATTCCCTGAACGTTCGACGCCTCTCCGGGCGGGGGTGAAGGTGCCCCTGCCGCAGGGCTGGTCCGCGCTCGTGGCGGCGGACTCCAGCTTCCAAGCAGGGCCTCCTGACCACCCAGTGCTCCGCGTGGATTTCCGCCGGGGCGAGGGTGATCATCTGCCCTCGGTCGAGGCGCTCACCCGCTCGATCCGCGAGCAGTTCTCCGAGTTCCAGGTGTCGTTGGACCAGGAGGAGGGCGACGAGAACGTCACCCTGGTTCGCATCACCCTGGCCCCCAAGCTGACGGATGGAGGGCTCGGGCCTCACGGACCTGCGCTGATTGGCGCGCGGCGTGTCGGAGAGGATCTGTTCCTCTGTGCCACGCTGCCGGGCGCCACGGGCGAAGAGGTCCGCTTGGCCACCGAGGCCTGCCGCGACATCCAGGTCCAAGCCGCGCCGCGCTGATCAGCGCCAGGTGCCGCCGCATCGCCCATCATCACGCACTGCCACGTCGCAGGACTGGAGGCGCGTTGCGCTTCGTGTTGCCAGAGGCAACAGGAATGGCAACTGCTGATCGTCTTGCGCGTTGTCTTTGGCGCGTTACGTTGGCGCCATGAAGGAAATCATTCCCTTCCACCAACGGCTCCAAGAACGCCTGGCCGCCCTCCAACCGCCCCGGAATCAGGCGTGGCTGGCGGAGATGGCGGGAGTGGAGCGGTCGACCATCTTCCGCCTGCTCAAGGGAGAGCGCCACCCCCGTCTGGAGCTCTTGCAGCGGCTCGCGCCGGCCCTGGGGCTCTCCGTGGACGAGCTCGTCCAGGGAACGGACGCCGAGGAGCGGGTCGCCACCGCGAGCCAGCTCATCAATCGGGAGGTCTACGACGCTGCCGTCAAGCAGCTCGCGGACTACGAGGGAAGGCTGAATGACCTGGAGGCGAAGCTGCGCGTCTCGGAGGCTTCTCTCCGTGAGGAGGAGCAGCAGCGCAGGAAGGACAGCCTTGCGCTCACGCAGGCGCGAATCGATCTGGAGCGGAGCGAGCGCGCCCTGGCGGCCACCAAGGCGCGAAACCGGCAGTTGGAGGAAGAGCTCCATCGGCACCGTGGAGCCCTCCATCAGGCCGTGGGTCGGATCTCCGTGCTCCAGGCGAAGCTCTCCCAGATGGCGAAGGCGCTGGAGGAGACCAGCGCCACGTCACGGACCGCGGCTCTCTTTGCCGGAATCGCCGCACTGACAGGAGTCGTCACCGCCGCAACCTTCCTCGGCGGGGAGAAGTCGCCCGAAGGCGACGAAGCTGAGCAGGGGAAGGCCACCAGCAAGAGGAACAGGAAATGAACCACTACCAGGTGCTCGGCGTGGAGGAGACGGCCTCTCAAGAGACGATCAAGTCAGCGCGCCTCAAGAAGGCGAAGGAGTTCCATCCGGACACCCACCCGGGGGATCCGGCTCTGGAGGAGAAGATGAAGCGGATCAACGAGGCCTACGAAGTCCTCGGCGATGAGGAGCGCCGGAAGAAGTACGACGCGAAGCTCGCCAAGGAGCGCGCGGTGAAGAAAGAGAGCGCAGTGCCAAAGCCGACGGGGAATCCGGCAACGGCTTCGTGGGAGCAGGTCCGGAAGTCCTGGCAGGCTCAGGCCGCTCGAAGCCCGAAGCCAACTCAGCCCCCGGTGGCTGCGCAGGGTGGACCTGTCTGGCGGAAGCCCCTTGTCGTGCCTGCCATGGTGGCGCGTCCCGCCACGAAGGCCCGCTCCTCCGACAGCGGGTGGGACTTGGACACTCTCCTCAAGGTGCTCGGCACTGCTGG
Protein-coding regions in this window:
- a CDS encoding ParA family protein produces the protein MGRIICISNQKGGVGKTTTAINLAASLASAERRTLLVDMDPQGNAGSGLGLKRDQLNGTIYEALLNGRPMKELIHSTELRYLHVVPATPDLTGAEVELVSHERREFRLREALRPLAKEYDYILIDCPPSLGLLTLNSLVAADSVLIPLQCEYYALEGLSQLTHTVDLVRQELNPSLKMEGILLTMFDGRANIANQVVDEVRGYFKDKVFGVVVPRNVRLAECPSFGKPIILYDIKSKGCESYLALGREIMNREGRKPPARKVA
- a CDS encoding ParB/RepB/Spo0J family partition protein, which encodes MNAADKQKRALGRGLSALIPQAAPVAAVPNKVAAESPRNGVLKLPIESIHRDSAQPRHHFDEAKLSELTESIKAQGVLQPVLVRKDGDGYKLIAGERRWRAAQAAGLKEVPALVREVTEAQAFELALVENLQRADLNPIEEAEGYQRLQDEFKLTQEQISQRVGKERSTVANALRLLALPKDVKEMVAEGSLSMGHARALLGVPRLPELQALAAKVAEQKLSVRDTEKLVQQRRAPKKEAGRPPKQSAQAKALIEELQRRLGTKVRLSERSPGKGTLEVDFFSYDDLDRLLKLLRKE
- a CDS encoding helix-turn-helix domain-containing protein, with translation MKEIIPFHQRLQERLAALQPPRNQAWLAEMAGVERSTIFRLLKGERHPRLELLQRLAPALGLSVDELVQGTDAEERVATASQLINREVYDAAVKQLADYEGRLNDLEAKLRVSEASLREEEQQRRKDSLALTQARIDLERSERALAATKARNRQLEEELHRHRGALHQAVGRISVLQAKLSQMAKALEETSATSRTAALFAGIAALTGVVTAATFLGGEKSPEGDEAEQGKATSKRNRK
- a CDS encoding serine/threonine protein kinase; translation: MIGPLPPAGSCPGCSSAATGERCTHCGVAVRVGPYRVRQVLGQRGAARTYLADDAEGLVVLKELSFSTEPSATTLQAFHQEARQLQGLTHPRIPRYLDLLQLGLGSGTRLYLVQEFIEGTPLETELAGRHSTELEARELARQVLDILRYLQSRSPRVFHGDLKPANLIRRADGALFLVDFGAAWVRGGASSEASRYTPPDQTHGELDAATDLFGLGVTLVDALSWDPAWKQQKLTSSEKLAASVDVTPPFREFLARLTSVDPALRFASAPNALRDLEAPEQTHRPHARRLKRVALAAGAALLIFGAGFATGRVTAHSTPEHPRSRWATPPPRSPATLLPPPQPLPARGSGSLHPPDMMDTPSAEQPSLQVQEQWAPDHQPRDCEFAGYASASASGFYETGGASAAFDRNRATAWRSNQSTGAWVQVDLSRDYTLTGMVLDWAWETRFGPSAKSTVTTSLDGVRWSALHSVINEPQDNNVPRRVWFPQRVARYVRFMGTDWNGGWGLLRSLELYGPECPLPRPSMLQDIADSPR
- a CDS encoding J domain-containing protein, with the translated sequence MNHYQVLGVEETASQETIKSARLKKAKEFHPDTHPGDPALEEKMKRINEAYEVLGDEERRKKYDAKLAKERAVKKESAVPKPTGNPATASWEQVRKSWQAQAARSPKPTQPPVAAQGGPVWRKPLVVPAMVARPATKARSSDSGWDLDTLLKVLGTAGAAFLTYKVIRNSGSRWDPTVQRRRGPDGRFRSS
- a CDS encoding polymer-forming cytoskeletal protein — translated: MALLGGKKDEAPSTTTSKPLFKREEDFVSTRPGDIHTLLGKGSEFTGKLTFEGQVRIDGKFNGEISTKDTIVIGDGARVEATITAGTVIIHGTVVGNVTAAQIIELKQPGRVKGDLTTPALTIERGASYDGTCKMEGGRPPAPGGDKK